In the genome of Solibacillus silvestris, one region contains:
- a CDS encoding DNA-binding response regulator: MNILLIDDEHLEVEQLEYLISPHFPNWTIFKAYDASQALQIAKKIKIELIFLDIHMPGKSGLELAKDLKALYKTRIVMVTAYQSFEFAQKAIRIGVEDYLTKPIIEDDLMRVINKYDHWNSKDSTIQSALDIIHENYSEKLTVNDIAKKIFINPSYLSRKFLETQKIGLNEYLNRYRLEKVTQLLASEKEHSISEVAEKCGFNSQHYLSVAFKKKFGITPREYRLRSRLGMQHENS, encoded by the coding sequence ATGAATATTTTATTAATAGATGATGAACATTTAGAAGTAGAGCAGCTGGAATATTTAATATCCCCTCATTTCCCCAATTGGACGATTTTTAAAGCATACGATGCCTCACAAGCACTACAAATTGCTAAAAAAATTAAAATCGAGCTCATTTTTTTGGATATCCATATGCCAGGGAAATCCGGATTGGAATTGGCAAAGGATTTAAAAGCACTATATAAGACCCGAATTGTTATGGTCACAGCCTACCAAAGTTTTGAGTTTGCCCAGAAGGCTATTCGCATCGGAGTAGAAGATTATTTGACAAAACCGATTATCGAAGACGACTTGATGCGGGTCATCAATAAATATGATCATTGGAACTCAAAAGATTCTACAATTCAAAGCGCCTTGGACATTATTCACGAAAACTACAGCGAAAAACTAACTGTGAATGATATCGCCAAAAAAATCTTTATAAACCCAAGCTATTTAAGCCGCAAGTTTTTAGAGACGCAAAAAATCGGTTTAAATGAATATTTGAATCGGTATCGCCTTGAGAAAGTTACGCAGCTTCTGGCAAGCGAAAAAGAACACAGTATTTCGGAAGTTGCAGAAAAGTGCGGATTTAATAGCCAGCATTATTTAAGTGTCGCTTTTAAAAAGAAGTTTGGTATAACACCGAGAGAGTACAGATTAAGATCTCGGCTAGGTATGCAGCATGAAAATAGCTAG
- a CDS encoding 1,4-beta-xylanase, which yields MSKKLLAAALIGAAVTTPAIVAEATLSLDARYDSGVQNEDGGTTEIVEYNPHTHATYIVNGETKKIEAISLNYTKDEAMTLKPFLSIDIAKTIATFDQTFEYGDLTSITVHPKENVIAVSVQAKGYNTAGYAVVLTGDGKLLGATKVGIQPDNITFTTDGTKLLTANEGEPREGYGSEIVDPKGSISVINTANGFSALTAETLYFEAFDTAEKRAELVADNVILKKNTNPSEDLEPEYIAVNEASTMAYVALQENNAVATIDLTSNEVVSVKGLGFKDHSKPGNEIDLLKDGKIEIKNENYFGIYMPDGMATVTINGKDYLVTANEGDGREWGEEDRENFHLNEIETDEEIVTYDTSGYDGFVEGQDYIFGARSFAIFDAETMDVVFDSGSDFETMTAQHHPEHFNASNTNVKLDNRSGKKGPEPEDVKIGKVGDEIFAYIGLERIGGVMMYNITNPASAKFVDYLNLRDFSDDIKGDVSPEGMAVITKEDKPQLIVGHEVSGTVTVLNVKEEPPAFKDIENHPDKEAIANVTKRGLFNGVNDKTFAPNKPFSRSHAALVLHRLAGTPASNTTNFNDITASATEDAVSWAVANQFISPLNNKVFGAAKPITREEFAVAVYNALKAAGQITAAEAPVYTDDVDISAHAKEAVASLKAAGIMTGTNNEFHPKQSLTRAQAAVVLDKLLK from the coding sequence ATGTCTAAGAAATTACTAGCTGCGGCTCTTATTGGAGCGGCGGTCACTACGCCTGCTATTGTCGCAGAAGCTACGTTAAGTTTAGATGCACGTTATGATTCCGGTGTTCAAAATGAAGACGGTGGTACCACCGAAATTGTTGAGTATAACCCGCACACCCATGCAACGTATATCGTAAATGGCGAAACGAAGAAAATCGAAGCAATCTCACTCAACTATACAAAAGATGAGGCCATGACGTTAAAGCCTTTCCTTTCGATCGATATCGCCAAAACAATTGCCACATTCGACCAAACATTTGAATACGGTGATTTAACAAGCATTACGGTACACCCGAAAGAAAATGTAATTGCGGTGTCGGTACAGGCAAAAGGCTACAATACTGCCGGTTATGCTGTTGTACTAACGGGGGATGGCAAGCTTCTTGGCGCGACAAAAGTAGGCATTCAGCCGGACAATATTACATTCACAACGGACGGGACGAAGCTTTTAACAGCAAATGAGGGGGAGCCGCGTGAAGGCTATGGTTCGGAAATTGTTGACCCGAAAGGCAGCATTTCTGTTATTAATACAGCAAACGGCTTTTCCGCATTAACAGCAGAAACGCTTTACTTCGAAGCATTCGATACAGCAGAAAAACGTGCTGAGCTCGTTGCGGACAATGTCATTTTAAAGAAAAATACAAATCCTTCTGAAGATCTGGAGCCGGAATACATAGCAGTTAATGAAGCGAGCACAATGGCGTATGTCGCGTTACAGGAAAACAATGCCGTTGCCACAATTGACTTAACATCAAATGAAGTGGTATCTGTGAAAGGGCTTGGCTTCAAAGACCACAGCAAGCCCGGCAATGAAATCGACTTATTGAAAGACGGCAAAATCGAGATTAAAAATGAAAACTACTTCGGTATCTATATGCCCGATGGAATGGCAACAGTGACGATTAACGGCAAAGATTATCTCGTCACGGCCAATGAAGGCGATGGACGCGAATGGGGTGAGGAAGACAGGGAAAACTTCCATTTGAATGAAATCGAAACAGACGAAGAAATTGTGACATATGATACGTCCGGCTACGACGGTTTTGTAGAAGGGCAGGACTATATTTTCGGTGCACGTTCATTTGCTATCTTTGATGCTGAGACAATGGATGTCGTGTTCGATAGCGGCAGTGATTTTGAAACAATGACAGCACAGCACCATCCCGAACATTTCAACGCAAGTAATACGAACGTGAAACTTGATAATCGCAGCGGTAAAAAAGGACCCGAGCCGGAAGATGTAAAGATCGGCAAAGTAGGTGATGAAATCTTTGCATACATTGGACTGGAGCGCATCGGTGGTGTCATGATGTACAACATCACAAATCCAGCAAGCGCAAAATTTGTAGACTATTTGAACTTACGGGACTTCTCGGATGATATTAAAGGTGATGTTTCACCAGAAGGAATGGCCGTCATTACGAAGGAAGACAAGCCGCAGCTAATTGTTGGCCATGAAGTGAGCGGTACGGTGACGGTGTTAAATGTAAAAGAAGAGCCGCCCGCATTTAAGGATATTGAAAACCACCCTGATAAAGAAGCGATTGCGAATGTGACAAAGCGCGGGTTATTCAACGGGGTAAATGATAAAACATTTGCACCGAACAAGCCGTTTAGCCGTTCACATGCCGCATTGGTGCTGCACCGTTTGGCGGGTACACCGGCAAGTAACACTACGAACTTCAATGACATAACAGCATCTGCAACAGAAGATGCTGTTTCATGGGCAGTGGCAAATCAGTTCATCAGTCCATTAAACAACAAAGTATTCGGCGCAGCAAAACCAATTACGCGTGAAGAATTCGCCGTAGCGGTCTACAATGCGTTGAAGGCGGCAGGACAGATCACAGCAGCTGAAGCGCCTGTCTATACGGACGATGTGGATATTTCCGCTCATGCGAAGGAAGCCGTTGCCTCACTGAAAGCTGCCGGCATTATGACAGGAACAAACAATGAGTTTCACCCGAAGCAATCGTTGACACGTGCACAGGCGGCTGTTGTTTTGGATAAATTGCTGAAATAA
- a CDS encoding peptide ABC transporter ATP-binding protein produces MKTMKEPILEVKELKQYFNVKRDKLFGEKQVVKAVDNISFELYEGETLSIVGESGCGKSTTGRSILRLDEPTSGSIKLFGEDLLSKSTKQLNVMRKDIQIIFQDPFASLNPRRTIRQMLSEAMTIQKVVPKDLQEGRMVELMQLVGLRPEYLDRYPHEFSGGQRQRIGIARALSVNPKIIICDESVSALDVSIQAQILNLLKKLQRELGLTLLFISHDLSVVRHISDRVIVMYLGKIVEIASKDNLFNTPKHPYTKALFSAIPTFEKVNRKERILLKGDVPSPLSPPSGCRFHTRCPFATEQCKKEEPAMQNVQNNQEVTCHHWEKLI; encoded by the coding sequence ATGAAGACGATGAAAGAGCCCATTTTGGAAGTAAAAGAATTGAAGCAATACTTTAATGTGAAGCGCGATAAATTATTTGGAGAAAAACAAGTAGTAAAAGCGGTCGATAATATTTCTTTTGAGTTGTACGAAGGGGAGACATTAAGTATTGTCGGTGAATCAGGCTGCGGAAAATCGACAACCGGACGATCTATTTTACGATTGGACGAGCCAACAAGCGGTTCGATTAAATTATTTGGCGAAGATCTATTAAGCAAATCGACTAAACAATTGAATGTTATGCGCAAGGACATTCAAATTATTTTCCAGGATCCCTTTGCTTCTTTAAACCCGCGAAGAACGATCCGTCAAATGCTGTCAGAAGCGATGACCATTCAAAAGGTAGTGCCGAAAGATTTGCAGGAAGGTAGAATGGTCGAACTGATGCAATTGGTCGGTTTACGTCCGGAGTATTTGGATCGGTATCCGCATGAGTTTTCCGGTGGACAAAGACAGCGTATAGGGATTGCAAGAGCGCTTTCGGTTAATCCGAAAATTATTATTTGTGATGAATCCGTATCTGCATTGGACGTCTCGATTCAGGCGCAAATATTAAACCTATTGAAAAAGCTGCAACGGGAATTAGGCTTGACACTGCTTTTCATCTCCCATGATTTAAGTGTTGTGAGACATATATCGGACCGCGTAATTGTGATGTATTTAGGTAAAATTGTAGAAATTGCTTCGAAGGACAATTTATTCAATACACCGAAACATCCTTATACGAAAGCTTTATTTTCTGCGATTCCTACGTTTGAAAAAGTGAACCGGAAAGAACGAATTTTATTGAAAGGCGATGTTCCGTCTCCACTATCGCCACCTTCAGGATGCCGTTTCCATACTCGTTGCCCGTTTGCTACAGAACAATGCAAAAAAGAAGAGCCTGCTATGCAGAATGTTCAAAATAATCAAGAAGTAACTTGTCACCATTGGGAAAAATTGATTTAA
- a CDS encoding histidine kinase: MFQLDTFNIFIFICVLAPIIASMLLGFISIFEKQINVLKEAKRALELEKDLHTVNYIKLTQRIKPHFFFNTLNTVLSLARLDRKKDLILAIESLSQFLKFHFKEHDVVTPIETEIELIEHYLTIQNYRFRDRVLIERNIDDLVKDRLVPPFILQTIIENAYKHEFEVNPGQHQLDITIQKLENQLEIRVKNSKQPVQYEKQIERSGHGLQNIYSRLEHLYGRNNYRVHIDETASYYSIEITIPDTIRHEVEDEYFINR, translated from the coding sequence ATGTTTCAACTAGATACGTTCAATATTTTTATTTTTATTTGTGTATTAGCCCCAATTATAGCTTCAATGCTATTGGGGTTTATTTCAATTTTTGAAAAGCAAATCAATGTTTTAAAGGAAGCAAAGCGTGCGCTCGAACTCGAAAAAGATTTACATACAGTAAACTATATAAAATTGACTCAGCGGATTAAGCCACATTTCTTTTTTAACACATTGAATACGGTATTAAGTTTAGCGAGGCTGGACAGAAAAAAAGACTTGATATTGGCGATTGAAAGTCTTTCGCAATTTTTGAAGTTTCATTTTAAAGAGCATGATGTCGTCACACCAATCGAAACGGAAATTGAATTGATTGAACATTATTTAACAATACAAAATTACCGATTCCGTGACAGAGTGCTCATTGAGCGGAACATTGACGATCTAGTGAAGGATCGGCTCGTGCCACCATTTATTTTGCAGACGATTATCGAAAACGCGTATAAGCATGAATTTGAAGTGAATCCGGGCCAACACCAGCTTGATATTACGATTCAAAAATTAGAAAATCAGTTGGAAATTCGTGTGAAAAACTCCAAGCAACCCGTACAATATGAAAAACAAATCGAACGAAGCGGTCACGGGCTTCAAAATATTTATTCAAGATTAGAGCATCTTTACGGGCGCAACAATTATCGTGTTCATATTGACGAAACAGCGTCCTATTACAGTATTGAAATAACGATTCCAGATACGATTAGACACGAGGTGGAAGATGAATATTTTATTAATAGATGA
- the cobT gene encoding nicotinate-nucleotide--dimethylbenzimidazole phosphoribosyltransferase (catalyzes the synthesis of alpha-ribazole-5'-phosphate from nicotinate mononucleotide and 5,6-dimethylbenzimidazole), with translation MQLLQQTIDRIQGIDRQMEEKARTYINSLAKPPQSLGKLESLALQIATITGDLAPKIDNKAVIVMAADHGVYEEGVTPNPQSTTVFQTLSFPKGTTGMCTIAKISNAQVIPVDIGVKEDLPQDAGVIIKKVKYGTDNMAKGPAMTREEAIQAIEVGIEVATESIQNGINLIGTGEMGIGNTTPSAAVLSVLHGCDPLAVTGFGAGVGAGGIEYKAEVIRKVIALNEPNAEDPIDVVAKVGGLEICGMAGIFLAAAANRVPVVVDGYISTVSALIASKLNPNVKAYLIPSHLSEEPGAKIAAELLGLEPMLHMNMRLGEGSGAALAFPILDAACSMITNMVTLEEAAALLVTK, from the coding sequence ATGCAATTATTACAGCAAACAATTGATCGAATTCAAGGAATCGACCGACAAATGGAAGAAAAAGCACGCACGTACATAAACTCTTTAGCCAAACCACCACAAAGCCTAGGGAAGCTCGAATCACTAGCTCTGCAAATCGCCACAATTACGGGTGACCTTGCGCCTAAAATCGATAATAAAGCGGTGATCGTCATGGCTGCGGATCACGGGGTGTATGAGGAGGGCGTAACGCCAAATCCGCAAAGTACAACGGTTTTCCAAACATTATCATTTCCAAAAGGGACGACAGGGATGTGTACGATTGCGAAAATTTCGAATGCACAAGTCATTCCGGTAGATATCGGTGTAAAAGAAGATTTACCTCAAGATGCTGGGGTAATCATTAAAAAGGTCAAATACGGGACAGACAATATGGCGAAAGGTCCAGCAATGACCCGAGAAGAAGCGATTCAAGCGATTGAAGTAGGAATTGAAGTCGCAACAGAATCGATCCAAAACGGTATCAATCTCATTGGTACCGGGGAAATGGGTATCGGGAATACGACACCGAGTGCTGCGGTGCTTTCAGTGCTTCACGGCTGTGATCCGCTGGCAGTAACGGGCTTTGGAGCTGGTGTCGGAGCTGGCGGTATCGAATATAAAGCCGAAGTCATTCGAAAAGTGATTGCCTTGAACGAGCCAAACGCCGAAGATCCGATTGATGTTGTAGCAAAAGTAGGCGGACTGGAAATTTGCGGGATGGCCGGAATCTTCCTTGCAGCTGCAGCAAATCGTGTACCGGTCGTTGTTGACGGGTACATTTCAACGGTTTCCGCATTAATCGCCTCTAAGTTAAATCCGAATGTGAAAGCGTATTTGATTCCGTCACATTTATCGGAAGAGCCGGGTGCAAAAATTGCAGCTGAGCTTCTAGGATTAGAGCCAATGCTGCATATGAATATGAGACTTGGAGAAGGTTCGGGTGCTGCACTAGCATTCCCGATTCTAGATGCAGCATGTTCGATGATTACAAATATGGTGACGTTGGAGGAAGCGGCAGCGCTTTTAGTAACCAAGTAG
- a CDS encoding peptide ABC transporter ATP-binding protein, protein MTMETTVLEVKNLKTHFFTEEGIAKAVDGVSFHLKKGETLGIVGESGCGKSMTSLSILRLIPTPPGKIVDGEILLNNENIIAMDNEQLRKVRGNKISMIFQEPMTSLNPVLTVGEQIAESLRLHQNLSRKEAWRKAVEMLELVGIPAPEKRAKQEPFQLSGGMRQRVMIAMALACNPEVLIADEPTTALDVTIQAQILEILKELQQKLGMSIIFITHDLGVVAEMCDKVAVMYAGQIIEEGAADSIFEEPLHPYTNGLIDSIPKLHGDQEDLATIEGSVPSPYHYPIGCRFAERCQFAAAICRTKQPDLVQMGEGRTVRCFKYTSEWGGNA, encoded by the coding sequence ATGACAATGGAAACAACAGTATTGGAAGTTAAAAACTTAAAGACGCATTTTTTTACGGAAGAAGGCATAGCAAAAGCTGTTGATGGAGTATCTTTCCATCTGAAAAAAGGGGAGACTTTAGGCATTGTAGGTGAATCGGGTTGCGGCAAATCCATGACATCTCTTTCTATTTTAAGGTTAATACCGACACCCCCGGGGAAAATCGTTGATGGCGAAATTTTACTGAACAATGAGAACATAATTGCAATGGATAATGAACAGTTACGCAAAGTGCGCGGCAATAAGATTTCCATGATTTTTCAGGAGCCGATGACAAGTTTAAATCCAGTACTAACTGTCGGCGAACAAATAGCGGAGTCGCTGCGATTACATCAGAATCTTTCTAGAAAAGAGGCATGGCGTAAAGCAGTGGAAATGCTGGAGCTTGTCGGAATTCCCGCACCTGAAAAACGGGCTAAACAAGAACCGTTTCAATTGAGTGGTGGTATGAGACAACGTGTCATGATTGCGATGGCGTTAGCTTGCAATCCCGAAGTTTTAATCGCGGATGAGCCGACAACTGCACTGGACGTAACGATACAGGCACAAATTTTAGAAATTTTAAAAGAACTGCAGCAAAAGCTTGGCATGAGTATTATTTTTATTACCCATGACTTGGGAGTAGTGGCTGAAATGTGTGATAAAGTAGCGGTCATGTACGCAGGGCAAATTATTGAAGAAGGGGCGGCAGATAGCATTTTCGAGGAGCCGCTTCATCCTTACACAAACGGGTTGATTGATTCCATTCCTAAATTGCATGGCGACCAGGAAGATCTGGCAACGATTGAAGGAAGTGTGCCTAGCCCGTATCACTACCCTATTGGCTGCAGGTTTGCGGAACGCTGCCAATTTGCTGCGGCGATTTGCAGAACGAAACAACCGGATTTAGTTCAAATGGGGGAAGGCAGAACAGTTCGTTGCTTTAAATATACAAGTGAATGGGGTGGCAATGCATGA